A single genomic interval of Penicillium psychrofluorescens genome assembly, chromosome: 2 harbors:
- a CDS encoding uncharacterized protein (ID:PFLUO_002503-T1.cds;~source:funannotate) → MEELRGRRLVSDVADDAEQLKTRLDIFLSQLKVASPDASRMSKELVRLGWAHAEDEKQVDGIQGLFDEMMHPDADGAHGVKEFQVGRKVDWDAFTLRTSRSKL, encoded by the coding sequence ATGGAAGAGCTTCGAGGGCGTCGTCTTGTCTCTGATGTTGCGGATGACgcggagcagctgaagaCGAGGCTGGACATATTTCTGTCACAGTTGAAAGTTGCGTCGCCCGATGCGTCTCGTATGTCGAAGGAGCTTGTTCGGCTTGGGTGGGCCCATGCTGAGGACGAAAAACAGGTAGATGGGATCCAGGGATTGTTCGATGAGATGATGCATCCTGATGCTGATGGTGCGCATGGCGTGAAGGAGTTCCAGGTGGGGAGGAAGGTGGATTGGGATGCCTTCACGCTGAGGACGTCGAGGTCCAAGCTGTAG
- a CDS encoding uncharacterized protein (ID:PFLUO_002502-T1.cds;~source:funannotate), with translation MAATLPTETTPGPPPTNSSLPASSNPGNPQLQDPNMANPRLLVNRACIYERQLPGDAYITAHVQRLQHGFYSSTAVSDKDAEHVDFLAIGFVLHSPHTLSHRFKSATIRASIHGSRQVSTSAMYPHGYPPGNPRFLMHAPHLIYGTVSPETMEWTFSLAASLGISETPFSASVIPSGSMNGQYRRYEMMRIQGSARTLKSRLGPEFDVEAGEIVWSLEENNLQRSGLPREFTFVMLIQKPTAESRVLLSIDIEPVIQTWFGSYPAWYLSLPAFRPKLRRGVDFRQETGQCFEPVDKTGRFNFAALESSFDDYIDMPGRKYSRQIQIPPDNSLTPINNSNQQNYPQNYQSQYGMSMNPMQMLLNNSLSAQNSFAETQLRRLHAQTLPFGKMSSTTSSNTTTNANANTNFNAAASATSTTQPGSAPAPEANTINIRLLLDHATASNLSNMRVQSPRPRQFQSPQTSRPTPATSRATATATEPVSGPMRRPETTLRRARSREYLNAGFFSGADMNTSTVASFGMRDAANNSLRQLKDGNDNDEDNEEEEDERDLVVQNHGGRPRARAANGIHRVMTMANQPLTASMLAALAER, from the exons ATGGCTGCAACACTACCCACAGAGACCACACCTGGTCCTCCCCCAACCAACTCCTCGCTTCCTGCATCTTCAAATCCAGGCAATCCCCAATTGCAGGACCCAAACATGGCCAACCCTCGCCTTCTTGTCAACCGCGCGTGTATCTACGAACGCCAACTCCCAGGCGATGCGTACATCACCGCGCATgtccagcgcctccagcacGGCTTCTACTCGAGCACCGCCGTGTCCGACAAGGACGCAGAGCATGTGGATTTTCTCGCCATTGGCTTCGTCTTGCACTCGCCGCATACGCTCTCCCACCGCTTCAAGTCGGCCACCATCCGCGCCTCGATCCATGGCAGTCGCCAAGTGTCTACGTCGGCCATGTATCCGCACGGCTACCCGCCGGGCAACCCGCGCTTTCTGATGCACGCACCGCACCTGATCTACGGCACCGTGTCCCCCGAGACCATGGAGTGGACATTCAGTCTGGCCGCATCGCTGGGCATCTCCGAGACGCCGTTCAGCGCCAGCGTGATTCCCTCTGGCAGCATGAACGGCCAGTATCGACGGTACGAGATGATGCGCATCCAGGGCTCGGCGCGCACGCTGAAGAGCCGCCTCGGCCCGGAGTTTGACGTCGAAGCCGGTGAGATCGTCTGGTCTCTCGAGGAAAACAATCTGCAGCGCTCCGGCCTGCCGCGCGAGTTCACTTTTGTCATGCTCATCCAGAAACCCACTGCCGAGAGCCGTGTCTTGCTGTCCATCGATATCGAGCCTGTCATCCAGACTTGGTTTGGCAGTTACCCGGCCTGGTACCTGTCCCTGCCAGCGTTCCGGCCCAAGCTGCGTCGCGGTGTGGATTTCCGGCAGGAGACCGGGCAGTGCTTCGAGCCGGTGGATAAGACGGGGCGGTTCAATTtcgcggcgctggagagcTCGTTCGATGACTACATCGACATGCCGGGGAGGAAGTACAGTCGCCAG ATCCAAATTCCTCCCGATAACTCTCTCACACCCATCAACAACTCTAACCAGCAGAACTACCCGCAGAACTACCAGAGCCAGTACGGAATGAGCATGAACCCGATGCAAATGCTCCTGAACAACAGCCTCTCCGCGCAGAACAGCTTCGCAGAAACCCAGCTCCGCCGACTGCACGCGCAGACTCTTCCTTTCGGCAAAATGTCCTCAACTACCTCTTCCAACACGACCACCAATGCCAATGCGAATACAAATTTCAATGCTGCAGCTTCTGCCACATCTACAACACAACCCGGGTCCGCACCCGCGCCCGAAGCAAACACAATCAACatccgcctcctcctcgaccacgcCACAGCCTCAAACCTCTCCAACATGCGCGTCCAAAGCCCGCGCCCGCGCCAATTTCAAAGCCCGCAGACCTCCCGACCAACTCCTGCCACTTCGAGGGCGACTGCCACTGCCACAGAGCCTGTCAGCGGTCCCATGCGCCGTCCCGAGACGACCCTGCGCCGTGCTCGATCGCGGGAGTATCTCAATGCAGGCTTCTTCAGCGGTGCGGACATGAACACGAGCACGGTGGCTAGTTTCGGCATGCGCGATGCGGCTAATAACTCTCTGCGCCAACTCAAGGATGGCAATGATAATGACGAGGACaacgaggaggaagaggacgaacGCGATCTTGTCGTTCAGAATCATGGTGGTAGACCCCGTGCCCGTGCTGCAAATGGGATTCACCGCGTCATGACCATGGCGAATCAGCCGTTGACGGCATCCATGCTTGCTGCTTTGGCGGAGCGTTAG
- a CDS encoding uncharacterized protein (ID:PFLUO_002504-T1.cds;~source:funannotate), with product MVNGAAAVLEPTFTGYVATTQDALLLFEACLTGVLQHVPRRPHDRERSQLVRSGSVFIYEENSSGIKRWTDGVTWSPSRILGNFLVYRELDKPFPPGEKKRAMKKANRRPTPATRPGEPYPRHDSNTPTYSPTSPQGSFGDRPHQSEVERALVGSLVDSYGFKDSGLVKKTMSVTVAGVTHHLVSYYSVDDVMRGALNPPSMVDSLRYLRPRAELTQKQSFRAPIDDLETGAMENPHDPSHAIYGYRPQMMPPPGYGMPNPSADFYMHASPYAAAHPPQTGPGPIPGYSMAAPLSGQPAPNPYLPAPGSAAMQPKPEDYHAFRAGPYGGSMDSAMSHGSISSIPSALNTAMHGSLADRNRSTSDHSQSAYRNSSISSRSAVTDATSPMDPSTPATYSRSSFSLSGQLDSTPSASLEPPRGLGLDPSVPRRESHPVQPGYYAAADRPQYYMGGPGPVNNHPAHYAAAQPLSTWTTTAPAQPQI from the coding sequence ATGGTCAACGGTGCTGCGGCGGTGCTGGAGCCGACCTTCACCGGGTACGTGGCCACAACCCAGGATGCGTTGCTCCTCTTCGAGGCCTGCTTGACCGGGGTGCTGCAGCATGTCCCCCGTAGGCCCCACGATCGCGAGCGCAGCCAGTTGGTGCGCAGCGGTAGCGTTTTCATCTACGAAGAGAACTCCTCCGGCATCAAGCGATGGACCGACGGGGTGACCTGGAGTCCCAGTCGCATCCTGGGCAACTTCCTGGTCTACCGGGAGTTGGACAAACCATTCCCGCCCGGtgagaagaagcgcgcgaTGAAAAAGGCCAATCGACGCCCCACGCCCGCAACCCGGCCGGGGGAGCCGTACCCGCGACACGACAGCAACACCCCGACTTATTCACCCACATCTCCACAGGGCTCGTTCGGGGACCGGCCCCATCAGTCAGAGGTGGAGCGGGCATTGGTCGGGTCGCTGGTCGATTCGTACGGGTTCAAGGACTCGGGcttggtgaagaagaccatgAGCGTGACGGTTGCGGGGGTGACGCACCACCTGGTGTCGTACTACAGCGTGGACGATGTGATGCGCGGCGCGCTGAACCCACCCTCGATGGTGGACTCGTTGCGTTACCTTCGACCGCGCGCCGAACTCACCCAGAAACAGAGCTTCCGCGCCCCGATCGACGATCTGGAGACCGGCGCCATGGAGAACCCGCACGACCCGTCCCACGCCATCTACGGCTATCGACCACAGATGATGCCCCCGCCAGGGTACGGGATGCCCAACCCATCGGCCGACTTCTACATGCATGCCAGCCCGTACGCCGCCGCACACCCCCCACAGACAGGACCCGGCCCGATCCCAGGATACTCGATGGCGGCACCGTTATCGGGACAGCCCGCGCCAAACCCGTACCTGCCAGCCCCCGGCTCGGCGGCCATGCAGCCCAAGCCGGAAGATTACCATGCATTCCGCGCGGGGCCCTACGGCGGCAGTATGGATTCAGCGATGAGCCACGGATCGATCTCCTCAATCCCGAGCGCTCTCAACACGGCCATGCACGGGTCGCTGGCGGACCGCAACCGATCGACCTCCGACCACAGCCAATCCGCCTACCGCAActcatccatctcgtcaCGCAGCGCCGTCACGGATGCCACGTCCCCGATGGACCCCTCGACGCCGGCTACCTACTCGcgcagcagcttcagccTGTCCGGCCAACTCGACTCGACCCCGAGCGCGTCCCTCGAACCGCCCCgtggcctcggccttgaccCCAGCGTGCCGCGCCGAGAATCACACCCGGTTCAACCGGGATACTATGCTGCCGCCGACCGCCCTCAATACTACATGGGCGGCCCAGGCCCGGTCAACAACCATCCTGCGCATTACGCAGCCGCACAGCCGCTCTCGACATGGACAACGACTGCCCCCGCGCAGCCCCAAATATga
- a CDS encoding uncharacterized protein (ID:PFLUO_002501-T1.cds;~source:funannotate) yields MTRHWNIQRHGLCSQSLSTFGRPPISLQSPLGETSRPSYLQVVRKPVRISLLTQHKRWTASKPPGDQKGSAPETTPKKLRILPKLSLPKSHENIYTVPNILTFSRLLAAPVVGYLLVHNYHAAALSLFAYAGITDLVDGYIARRYQLQTVVGTIIDPMADKLLMTIGVACLAVNGSLPVWLAVIILGRDVGLALSAIYYRWISLPPPKTMARYWDFSLPSAEVKPTEISKINTALQLVLVGSAIALPVVPESIIHAWHLSEAMTGFQYLVAGTTLWSGLSYVFSKDAVKILTKEEVQKRIAQAAAKRKS; encoded by the exons ATGACTCGGCATTGGAACATCCAAAGACATGGGCTCTGTTCACAGTCTTTGTCTACCTTCGGTCGACCTCCTATTTCACTTCAATCACCTTTAGG CGAGACCAGCCGCCCGAGTTACCTCCAGGTTGTTCGGAAACCTGTGCGGATATCATTATTGACCCAGCACAAGCGGTGGACTGCATCCAAACCACCTGGGGATCAGAAAGGAAGCGCCCCCGAAAC CACACCGAAGAAACTTCGCATTCTTCCCAAGCTATCTCTGCCCAAATCCCATGAAAATATCTACACCGTCCCCAACATCCTCACCTTCTCCCGACTACTGGCTGCCCCCGTAGTCGGGTATCTCCTGGTGCACAATTACCACGCAGCCGCGTTGTCGCTTTTCGCCTATGCGGGCATCACCGACCTGGTGGATGGCTACATCGCCCGGCGCTACCAGCTGCAGACGGTGGTGGGGACCATCATCGACCCCATGGCCGACAAGCTGCTGATGACGATCGGGGTGGCTTGTCTCGCGGTGAATGGGTCCCTCCCTG TCTGGCTGGCCGTGATCATCCTGGGACGGGATGTTGGTCTCGCCCTGTCCGCCATCTATTACCGCTGGATTTCACTGCCGCCGCCTAAGACCATGGCACGATACTGGGACTTCTCGCTGCCCTCGGCGGAGGTGAAGCCGACTGAGATCTCGAAGATCAACACcgcgctgcagctggtgctggtggggAGTGCGATTGCGCTGCCCGTTGTCCCGGAGTCGATTATTCACGCCTGGCATTTGAGCGAGGCCATGACAGGATTCCA ATACCTCGTTGCAGGAACCACTCTCTGGTCCGGCCTAAGCTACGTCTTCTCCAAGGATGCCGTGAAAATCCTAACGAAGGAGGAAGTGCAGAAGCGAATCGCCCAGGCTGCGGCGAAACGGAAGTCCTGA